From one Lycium ferocissimum isolate CSIRO_LF1 chromosome 5, AGI_CSIRO_Lferr_CH_V1, whole genome shotgun sequence genomic stretch:
- the LOC132055883 gene encoding uncharacterized protein LOC132055883, with protein MGQGEESKTKTESNVQVQERGEIFFFYRPKVGKQEAHNPNDVQRLYIVLRPESGEHSIEVKQDPHSGKEGKELGSHIDPEKPNRDISSDKENSGAEGGNGKQEVNIEKEPLLRFIVMGRKSLPDPSKKTGHRPYWGFVEMVTTKIDDVKAALKGEEYDTSTRGHRVVAPARAVGEGIYRILKHNPKKRVHTHLVYKLEFPAEDEKNEPQEELNIKREGSFLIQIKNPEQHGSGSQFRGLQNKRKATFPAHLQGEFGHLRYHPADPPDFLNYEGCEFLLISASNDIKEELGLELKTETEGDEEAEHEHEHHPSCSDLVRTFGETTSIRPLLRGTWV; from the exons ATGGGACAAGGCGAGGAATCGAAGACCAAAACTGAATCCAACGTTCAAGTTCAG GAAAGAGGTGAAATATTCTTCTTTTACCGACCAAAAGTTGGCAAACAAGAAGCACATAACCCCAACGATGTCCAACGCTTATACATCGTACTCCGTCCTGAATCAGGCGAACATTCCATCGAAGTCAAACAAGATCCTCATTCCGGCAAAGAAGGTAAAGAACTCGGTTCCCACATAGACCCTGAAAAACCCAACCGTGACATTTCCTCCGATAAGGAGAATTCGGGCGCTGAAGGAGGAAATGGTAAGCAAGAAGTTAATATTGAAAAAGAACCTTTGCTTCGATTCATTGTAATGGGGAGGAAAAGTCTACCTGATCCTAGTAAGAAAACAGGGCACCGTCCTTACTGGGGTTTCGTCGAAATGGTAACGACGAAAATCGACGATGTAAAAGCAGCTCTAAAGGGTGAAGAATACGACACCTCAACTAGAGGACACCGTGTAGTTGCCCCAGCTAGAGCTGTAGGAGAAGGAATTTATCGAATATTGAAGCATAATCCAAAGAAGAGAGTGCATACTCATTTGGTTTACAAGCTTGAATTTCCAGCTGAGGATGAGAAAAATGAACCTCAGGAGGAGTTGAACATAAAGAGAGAAGGGTCATTTCTGATTCAAATCAAGAACCCGGAACAACATGGAAGTGGATCGCAGTTTAGGGGGCTGCAAAATAAGAGGAAAGCGACATTTCCAGCACATTTGCAAGGTGAATTTGGGCACTTGAGGTATCATCCAGCGGACCCACCGGATTTTTTGAACTATGAAGGATGTGAGTTTTTGCTGATATCTGCTTCTAATGATATAAAAGAGGAGTTGGGATTGGAACTGAAGACGGAAActgaaggagatgaagaagcagagcatgaacatgaacatcATCCGTCTTGTTCGGATTTGGTCAGGACTTTTGGTGAAACTACTTCAATTCGTCCTCTTCTGAGAGGCACTTGGGTTTGA